One part of the Mariniblastus fucicola genome encodes these proteins:
- a CDS encoding Mpv17/PMP22 family protein has protein sequence MKPNSALATAIQTGKQAAWQNRWPGAALWLFGVALIAGYYWFEPIRSGLERIGEVKTRYGILFGIVSTAIFGGLIPSILRVAVDRKVPQAFWGLLIANVIFWAFKGAEIDLFYRFQAWMFGDDSSVKTIASKVSFDALRYGPLMGLLNCVLFYIWQDNGYSFSQTRTALGRNWYVRKVLPALISNWCVWLPSAIMIYSLPLALQLPVQNLILCFWVLVLVFFTTTIEDEAAESIA, from the coding sequence ATGAAACCCAACAGCGCCCTGGCCACGGCGATTCAAACTGGCAAGCAGGCCGCTTGGCAAAATCGTTGGCCCGGAGCAGCACTCTGGCTCTTCGGCGTCGCATTGATTGCCGGCTACTATTGGTTCGAACCGATTCGCAGCGGGTTGGAGAGAATCGGCGAAGTCAAAACCCGATATGGCATATTGTTCGGGATTGTCTCAACCGCGATTTTCGGCGGCCTCATCCCCAGCATCCTGCGTGTCGCGGTGGATCGGAAAGTTCCCCAGGCTTTTTGGGGACTGTTGATTGCCAATGTAATTTTCTGGGCCTTCAAAGGCGCCGAAATCGATCTGTTCTATCGCTTTCAAGCGTGGATGTTTGGCGACGACAGCAGCGTCAAAACGATTGCCAGCAAAGTTTCCTTTGACGCGTTGCGATACGGACCGCTGATGGGCCTGTTGAACTGCGTGCTGTTTTACATCTGGCAAGACAACGGCTACTCGTTTTCCCAGACGCGAACAGCGTTGGGGCGGAACTGGTATGTCCGCAAAGTCTTGCCGGCATTGATCTCCAATTGGTGCGTGTGGCTGCCGTCAGCGATCATGATTTACTCGCTGCCGCTCGCGCTTCAACTACCGGTCCAGAATCTGATCCTGTGTTTTTGGGTTCTGGTGTTGGTTTTCTTTACCACTACGATTGAAGATGAAGCGGCGGAAAGCATCGCTTGA
- a CDS encoding DUF1501 domain-containing protein: MRRDKCTDHFLSRRNLLTVGAIGGLGLTLTDFFKMKSAQADQKFYESKEGTAKSVIFIFLPGGMAQQESFDPKPYAPLEYRGPLKTIDTKLTGVKFSELFPQTAKVADKITVINSMTHGEAAHERGVHNMFTGYRPSPALQYPSMGSVVSHEFGPRQNLPPYVFIPNQPNTFAGTGYLSSSFAGFSLGSDPGRKDYRVRDLQLPGGVDPNRFGKRQRILDVVNQHFREKEKSDSLDTVDTFYDRAYGLISSEKARLAFDISKEDDKLREAYGKNEAGARMLLARRLVEAGVRFVTLTYSGWDHHDQIEDKFRRQAPAFDKAYATLINDLDQRGLLDSTMVCVTSEFGRTPKINATAGRDHWPKVFSTLMAGGGITRGQVYGKSDSTCSEPAEDPMTVEDWATTMYKCIGINADKELMAPGDRPIEIVDGGQVRQDLLV, from the coding sequence ATGAGACGCGACAAGTGTACGGACCATTTTCTCAGCCGCCGAAACCTGCTGACCGTTGGCGCCATCGGCGGACTTGGTTTGACGCTGACGGACTTCTTCAAAATGAAGTCGGCGCAGGCTGATCAGAAGTTTTACGAGAGTAAAGAAGGCACGGCCAAGTCCGTCATTTTTATCTTCTTGCCAGGCGGGATGGCTCAGCAGGAGTCCTTCGATCCCAAGCCTTACGCTCCGCTGGAGTATCGTGGTCCGCTGAAGACGATCGACACGAAACTCACCGGCGTCAAGTTCAGCGAACTGTTTCCGCAGACCGCGAAGGTTGCCGACAAGATCACGGTGATCAACTCGATGACTCACGGCGAAGCGGCTCATGAGCGCGGCGTCCACAACATGTTCACCGGCTACCGTCCCAGCCCGGCGCTTCAGTATCCGTCGATGGGTAGCGTGGTCTCGCACGAGTTCGGCCCGCGACAGAATTTGCCACCTTACGTTTTCATTCCGAACCAGCCAAACACATTCGCTGGCACGGGCTACCTCAGTTCATCTTTCGCCGGATTCAGTTTGGGTTCCGATCCGGGCCGAAAGGACTATCGCGTTCGCGATTTGCAACTGCCCGGCGGTGTCGATCCGAATCGTTTCGGGAAACGGCAACGTATTCTCGACGTCGTGAATCAGCATTTCCGCGAAAAAGAAAAATCGGACTCTCTCGATACGGTCGACACGTTTTACGATCGAGCCTACGGTTTGATCAGTTCAGAGAAAGCTCGGCTCGCGTTCGACATCTCGAAAGAAGACGACAAGCTTCGCGAGGCTTACGGCAAGAACGAAGCTGGAGCACGTATGCTGTTGGCACGTCGTTTGGTCGAAGCCGGCGTTCGCTTTGTGACGCTAACTTACAGCGGTTGGGACCACCACGATCAGATCGAAGACAAATTCCGTCGACAGGCTCCTGCGTTCGATAAAGCCTACGCGACGTTGATCAACGACCTCGATCAACGCGGCTTGCTGGACTCAACGATGGTTTGTGTCACCAGTGAATTTGGACGTACGCCGAAAATCAATGCGACTGCCGGACGCGACCACTGGCCAAAAGTGTTCAGCACGTTGATGGCGGGCGGCGGCATCACGCGTGGTCAGGTTTACGGCAAGTCCGATTCGACGTGCAGCGAGCCTGCCGAGGATCCGATGACGGTCGAGGACTGGGCGACGACGATGTACAAGTGCATCGGCATCAATGCAGACAAAGAGCTGATGGCTCCTGGAGACCGACCGATCGAGATCGTCGACGGCGGCCAAGTGCGGCAGGACCTTCTGGTTTAA
- a CDS encoding cation:proton antiporter domain-containing protein translates to MEDVFALLPAILLLAICIVSILLMRRLGLSPIVGYLLGGVLIGHHAFGWIHENGTTHLLAELGVVFLLFDIGMHFSVRHIWETRRDIFGLGSLQMGLTLLAFGGGLMLCGFPFEIALVLGGALSLSSTAVVIPTLSERGQSKCPVGRTSTAVLIFQDVFAIFLLILAGSLTGGGGTEAVESADVAQTSLLTSVGLAVVKGAIAFAIAFALGRYAIRPLFSVVARTRNDEIFTALALLIVLAMAAASGWAGLSLTLGAFLGGMMLAETPYRHLIRTEVKPFRGLLLAFFFISIGMSLDWHVLLSGWWQILSLVAAMILIKAIAISASAKIVGWSLPGSMQLGFVLAQGSEFVFVIVSIPAVRAAVGEQYVGVLFCATAISLALTPTVSELGNRLALHVRTRRSIELPKSEVTPIETTAPVVIFRMNEVGRTVADALTAHQIEFTAIDNDYDRFNAATVDGYQVTFGDLADLRMAETISMDQRSVLVFGNIRVDVAIDLNHIVLERFPKLMRIASVTDKADVERLENLGMHAIVTNSENPGVGLAEKVLSAMSVEQEKIDAWIERRIRKEVSA, encoded by the coding sequence ATGGAAGACGTTTTTGCACTCCTGCCGGCGATCCTGTTGTTGGCGATTTGCATCGTTTCGATCCTGTTGATGCGTCGGCTTGGGCTCAGCCCGATCGTCGGCTATTTGCTGGGCGGCGTGCTGATCGGGCATCATGCATTCGGCTGGATTCACGAAAACGGAACGACCCACTTGCTCGCCGAACTGGGCGTCGTGTTCCTGTTGTTCGACATCGGAATGCATTTTTCGGTGCGTCACATTTGGGAAACGCGGCGCGATATTTTCGGGCTGGGTTCACTGCAAATGGGATTGACGCTGCTTGCGTTCGGCGGCGGACTGATGCTGTGTGGGTTCCCTTTCGAAATCGCGTTGGTGCTCGGCGGAGCACTATCTCTTTCGTCAACGGCCGTCGTCATTCCAACGCTTTCCGAGCGAGGCCAGAGCAAGTGCCCGGTCGGAAGGACCTCGACTGCAGTCCTGATTTTCCAGGATGTGTTTGCCATTTTCCTGTTGATTCTGGCAGGCTCGTTAACAGGCGGCGGTGGAACCGAAGCAGTCGAATCAGCTGACGTGGCACAAACCAGTTTGCTGACTTCCGTCGGGCTGGCGGTCGTGAAAGGAGCCATTGCGTTTGCAATCGCGTTCGCACTTGGTCGCTACGCGATCCGGCCTTTGTTCTCAGTCGTGGCCCGCACGCGAAACGATGAAATCTTCACGGCACTCGCGTTGCTGATCGTGCTCGCCATGGCTGCCGCCAGCGGTTGGGCGGGACTTTCGTTGACGCTCGGAGCATTCCTTGGCGGCATGATGTTGGCCGAAACTCCTTATCGCCATCTGATTCGAACCGAAGTCAAACCGTTTCGCGGATTGTTGCTGGCTTTCTTCTTTATCTCGATCGGCATGTCGCTGGACTGGCATGTTCTGCTAAGCGGTTGGTGGCAGATCCTGTCGCTGGTCGCTGCAATGATCTTGATCAAAGCCATCGCCATCTCCGCGTCCGCCAAAATTGTTGGCTGGTCGTTGCCCGGATCGATGCAACTGGGTTTCGTGCTGGCCCAGGGAAGCGAATTCGTCTTCGTGATTGTTTCCATTCCCGCCGTGCGTGCTGCGGTTGGCGAGCAGTATGTCGGAGTGCTGTTTTGCGCCACGGCAATCTCACTGGCACTGACACCGACGGTTTCGGAACTGGGTAATCGTCTCGCACTGCACGTTCGCACGCGTCGATCGATTGAGTTGCCGAAGTCCGAGGTGACTCCTATTGAAACCACGGCGCCCGTTGTCATCTTCCGCATGAACGAAGTCGGTCGAACCGTCGCGGACGCGTTGACGGCTCATCAGATCGAGTTCACGGCGATTGACAACGACTACGATCGCTTCAACGCCGCAACCGTGGATGGCTATCAGGTCACGTTCGGCGACCTGGCCGATCTGAGGATGGCGGAGACGATTTCGATGGACCAGCGAAGCGTTTTGGTGTTCGGCAACATTCGAGTCGACGTGGCTATCGATTTGAACCACATCGTGCTGGAGCGTTTTCCGAAGCTGATGCGAATCGCGTCGGTTACAGACAAAGCCGACGTGGAACGGCTTGAGAATCTTGGGATGCATGCGATCGTCACGAATTCAGAAAACCCTGGCGTGGGGCTGGCAGAGAAAGTTCTGTCTGCAATGAGCGTGGAACAGGAAAAGATCGACGCCTGGATCGAGCGTCGGATCAGAAAAGAAGTTTCCGCCTGA
- a CDS encoding nucleoside hydrolase-like domain-containing protein: MKNYLSCLICCVCIGTAVAKPTVADESTVPEKARVFVLTDIENEPDDAMSMVRFLVYANHYDIEGLAATTSLHQQRRVAPQRIRRIVEAYGKVRDNLEKHEQGFPTAKSLLGMVTEGLPVYGMNGVGEGKDSEASEALVKAVDKDDPRPIWVTAWGGPNVLAQALWKVRETRTAEELKKFVSKIRVYTISDQDDSGPWLREQFPDLFYVASPGFHPGAAYHHATWSGISGDKFHARCAGADFDLVTNEWLDKNIRRKGPLGKEYPHWEYLMEGDTPSFLNLINNGLNNHDHPNWGGWGGRYEFYTPRMQKWFLQKETRPFWACADDEVKGIDGRWYDTNHATIWRWREAYQNDFASRMDWTVKDFGNANHPPIAKLGHPDRLTAKKGEEVSLSAEGSADPDGDALSYHWFAYVEAGTFLCSSATSGQPIEIEGFDQQKATFKIPTRNVMPPGTGTLHIILAVTDHGSPRLTRYRRVIVDLTN, from the coding sequence ATGAAGAACTATCTCAGCTGCCTGATTTGTTGTGTCTGTATTGGAACCGCCGTCGCGAAGCCAACTGTTGCGGACGAAAGCACGGTTCCTGAAAAGGCGAGGGTTTTCGTCCTGACCGACATTGAAAACGAACCCGACGATGCCATGTCGATGGTTCGTTTTCTGGTGTACGCGAACCACTACGATATCGAAGGGCTTGCTGCGACGACGTCACTGCATCAACAACGCCGTGTCGCGCCGCAACGAATCCGCCGGATCGTCGAAGCCTACGGGAAAGTGCGTGACAATCTGGAAAAGCACGAGCAAGGTTTCCCGACGGCTAAATCACTGTTGGGCATGGTAACCGAAGGCCTTCCGGTTTACGGCATGAACGGCGTCGGAGAAGGCAAAGACTCGGAGGCTTCAGAGGCACTTGTTAAAGCGGTCGACAAAGATGATCCACGTCCAATTTGGGTGACGGCCTGGGGCGGACCAAACGTGTTGGCTCAAGCACTTTGGAAAGTTCGCGAGACTCGAACGGCCGAGGAATTGAAAAAATTTGTCTCAAAGATTCGCGTCTATACGATCTCCGACCAGGACGACAGCGGACCGTGGCTTCGTGAGCAGTTTCCCGATCTGTTTTACGTTGCCAGTCCAGGCTTTCATCCGGGAGCCGCCTATCACCATGCAACGTGGAGCGGCATCAGTGGTGACAAATTTCATGCACGCTGCGCGGGAGCCGACTTTGATTTGGTGACCAATGAGTGGCTGGATAAAAACATTCGTCGCAAAGGGCCGCTGGGTAAGGAGTATCCGCATTGGGAATACTTGATGGAAGGCGACACGCCCTCATTTTTAAACTTGATCAACAACGGACTCAATAATCACGACCATCCAAACTGGGGCGGGTGGGGAGGACGATACGAGTTTTACACGCCACGAATGCAGAAGTGGTTTTTGCAAAAGGAAACTCGTCCGTTCTGGGCTTGTGCGGACGATGAAGTCAAAGGCATCGATGGTCGCTGGTATGACACCAATCATGCCACGATCTGGCGTTGGCGCGAGGCCTATCAGAATGACTTTGCGTCACGGATGGATTGGACGGTCAAAGATTTCGGTAACGCCAATCATCCTCCCATCGCGAAGCTTGGCCATCCCGACCGACTAACAGCGAAGAAAGGCGAAGAAGTTTCACTGAGCGCTGAAGGTTCGGCGGATCCGGACGGCGATGCTCTTTCGTACCACTGGTTTGCCTATGTCGAAGCCGGAACGTTTCTATGCTCGAGCGCGACATCAGGGCAGCCGATCGAAATCGAAGGCTTTGATCAGCAGAAGGCGACATTCAAGATTCCGACTCGGAACGTCATGCCGCCGGGCACTGGGACCTTGCATATCATCCTGGCCGTCACAGATCACGGATCTCCACGGCTTACGCGATATCGCCGCGTGATCGTGGACCTCACGAATTAA
- a CDS encoding MYG1 family protein: MTIKLIVTHPGGAHKDDFLACSLLAHLHGAPIQRREPNDEDLANVSTCVVDVGGVHDAELNNFDHHQFPRDAPPLCALSLVLQHMGLYDDALSFCAWLRPTEWLDTRGPNETAKLMGIPRQALSELNSPIDVTLLNRFANEAELSPEHPIYQVMCMVGEDLVNYVRSLRERLDFLAQHCQWWTVETEGANEAPIEALFLEQHAEIANDPSFGLHAFITEQKKEDIVHALIYPDRRGSGYGLTRYEDCPRLNFSQIENQEDVRFAHKRGFVAKVDATDPARLKELLAGAVVDA, translated from the coding sequence ATGACTATCAAACTGATCGTGACCCATCCAGGCGGAGCCCACAAAGACGACTTTCTGGCCTGCAGTCTGCTCGCCCATCTGCACGGAGCACCCATCCAGCGACGCGAACCGAACGATGAAGATCTGGCAAACGTTTCGACCTGCGTGGTCGACGTTGGAGGCGTGCATGATGCTGAGTTGAACAACTTCGATCACCACCAGTTCCCGCGAGACGCTCCGCCGCTGTGTGCGTTGTCGTTGGTGCTACAACACATGGGACTGTACGACGACGCGTTGTCGTTTTGTGCCTGGTTGCGACCGACCGAGTGGTTGGACACGCGCGGCCCCAATGAAACCGCCAAGCTAATGGGCATTCCGCGGCAAGCGTTGAGCGAGCTGAATTCGCCGATCGATGTCACGTTGCTGAACCGTTTCGCAAACGAAGCTGAACTCTCACCCGAACACCCGATCTATCAAGTCATGTGCATGGTCGGAGAAGATCTTGTGAACTACGTGCGTTCGCTACGAGAGCGGTTGGATTTTTTGGCACAGCATTGCCAATGGTGGACCGTTGAAACCGAAGGTGCAAACGAAGCTCCGATTGAAGCTCTGTTCCTTGAGCAACATGCAGAAATCGCAAACGATCCTTCGTTCGGGCTTCACGCATTCATCACAGAACAGAAAAAAGAAGACATCGTTCACGCTCTCATTTACCCCGATCGACGCGGCAGCGGCTATGGTTTGACACGATACGAGGATTGTCCACGGTTGAATTTCTCACAGATCGAGAATCAGGAAGACGTGCGGTTTGCCCACAAACGCGGCTTTGTGGCGAAGGTTGACGCAACCGATCCGGCCAGGCTGAAAGAACTGCTGGCGGGCGCGGTGGTTGATGCGTGA
- a CDS encoding PPC domain-containing protein translates to MLKYKHNLFAILICFAAASTSFAAGVPGTPVLNQIVPRGMQRGTEKTLLFTGARLFDAKEVFFYDDGFEVKNIEQVDGNNVKVTVACAETCRIGEHVAQLRTASGVSDYRNFFVGVLPEVDEAEPNSEFTAPQKVALGTTINGVVQNEDVDWFQLEAKQGQRISVEIEAIRLGFMFDPYIEIRDAEGNELAKCDDCPLLKQDAFLSIHAPADGLYTVMVRETSYGGNGNCRYRLHVGNFPRPALVFPAGGKFGETKEVTFLGDPGGPMKKSVTLPTSEGFRGGLFCEDEQGVSPSPFPFLLSDLESVAEVEPNNGFLEQTAVTLPIAIDGRIAEGDSNDFHRFTAKKGETWIVDCYARRIGSPLDPVINIFYAKDKKHIAGNDDLARKPDAQMRFQVPEDGDYFVRVRDHLDRGGEDFIYRLQFEKPKPELTVNIKRNDRFSQRRQQIAIPQGNRFGLLMDASKKNFSGEVKLIADSLPPGVTMECRTMAANMTYMPVVFTATQDAEIDGGLFDVNAAHVDDAKNIKGGYDLRADLVLGVPNNTLYYPCHVDKAAVAVLEPVPFRLELVPPKAPLLRDGSTNVKVKIYRDEGYEKDIYLQFPFRPPGVGTNYQVKVTKDKTEFDYPLNANANAQIGKWPIYVMGWSDVKGQSWISTQLSELEIAEPRVKMQMAMTSVTQGESAEMAVTLEQLIAFEGEATAELLGIPPNVKTNSPLKFDAKTESLTFKFETTDKSPPGKHGPFIRVTIPQNGATMVANAGRGQLRINKPRPPKVEKAKKTKVATK, encoded by the coding sequence ATGCTCAAATATAAACACAACCTGTTCGCGATCTTGATCTGTTTCGCGGCTGCTTCCACGAGTTTTGCCGCCGGCGTGCCAGGAACGCCTGTGCTGAACCAGATCGTTCCGAGAGGAATGCAGCGTGGCACCGAAAAGACGTTGCTGTTTACCGGAGCTCGGCTGTTCGACGCGAAAGAAGTTTTCTTTTATGACGACGGCTTTGAGGTCAAGAATATCGAGCAAGTCGACGGCAACAATGTCAAAGTAACCGTTGCCTGCGCCGAAACCTGTCGCATTGGCGAACACGTGGCTCAGCTTCGCACCGCCAGCGGCGTTTCCGACTACCGCAACTTCTTCGTCGGAGTTCTCCCCGAGGTTGACGAAGCAGAGCCGAATTCTGAATTCACGGCGCCGCAAAAAGTGGCACTCGGCACGACCATCAATGGCGTCGTCCAAAACGAAGACGTCGACTGGTTTCAACTTGAAGCCAAGCAAGGGCAACGAATCTCTGTAGAAATCGAAGCGATTCGGCTTGGCTTCATGTTCGATCCCTACATCGAGATCCGTGACGCCGAAGGCAACGAGCTCGCGAAATGCGATGACTGCCCGTTGCTGAAACAGGACGCCTTTCTGTCGATTCATGCTCCGGCAGACGGTCTGTACACCGTCATGGTTCGCGAGACTTCGTACGGCGGAAACGGTAATTGTCGCTATCGCTTGCATGTAGGGAACTTTCCCCGTCCAGCTTTGGTGTTTCCCGCCGGCGGCAAGTTCGGTGAGACGAAAGAGGTCACGTTTCTCGGTGACCCGGGCGGACCGATGAAAAAGAGTGTCACGCTTCCGACCAGCGAGGGGTTCCGTGGAGGTCTGTTTTGCGAAGACGAACAGGGAGTTTCGCCATCGCCGTTTCCGTTTCTGCTTTCGGATCTGGAATCTGTTGCCGAAGTCGAGCCCAACAATGGCTTTCTCGAACAGACCGCGGTGACGTTGCCGATCGCGATTGATGGTCGCATCGCGGAAGGCGACAGCAATGATTTTCATCGTTTCACAGCGAAGAAAGGTGAGACCTGGATTGTTGACTGCTACGCCCGGCGAATCGGCTCGCCGCTGGATCCGGTCATCAATATCTTCTACGCGAAAGACAAAAAGCACATTGCTGGCAATGACGATCTGGCTCGAAAGCCGGATGCTCAAATGCGGTTTCAGGTTCCCGAAGACGGCGACTATTTCGTGCGAGTGCGCGATCATCTGGACCGTGGTGGCGAAGACTTTATTTACCGTTTGCAGTTCGAGAAACCCAAGCCTGAATTGACGGTCAATATTAAACGGAATGATCGCTTTTCACAGCGACGTCAGCAGATTGCAATTCCCCAAGGCAACCGGTTTGGGTTGCTGATGGACGCGTCCAAGAAAAATTTCAGTGGCGAAGTCAAGCTGATTGCTGATTCGTTGCCGCCAGGCGTGACGATGGAATGTCGAACGATGGCGGCCAACATGACTTACATGCCGGTTGTTTTCACGGCGACGCAAGATGCCGAAATCGACGGCGGACTGTTTGATGTCAACGCCGCTCACGTCGACGACGCAAAGAACATCAAGGGCGGCTACGACTTGCGTGCCGATCTGGTTTTGGGCGTGCCAAACAACACGCTTTATTATCCTTGCCACGTCGACAAAGCCGCGGTCGCAGTCCTTGAACCGGTTCCGTTTCGACTGGAGTTGGTTCCGCCGAAGGCTCCGCTGTTGCGAGACGGTTCGACAAATGTAAAAGTCAAAATCTATCGTGACGAGGGCTACGAAAAAGACATCTACCTTCAATTTCCGTTTCGTCCGCCGGGCGTAGGTACGAACTACCAAGTGAAGGTCACGAAGGACAAAACCGAGTTTGATTATCCGCTCAATGCGAATGCCAATGCACAAATTGGCAAGTGGCCGATCTACGTGATGGGTTGGTCGGATGTGAAAGGTCAGTCATGGATTTCGACGCAGCTTTCGGAACTGGAGATTGCTGAACCGCGAGTCAAAATGCAAATGGCAATGACGAGCGTGACTCAGGGCGAGTCAGCAGAGATGGCGGTGACGCTGGAGCAGTTGATTGCGTTCGAAGGAGAAGCCACGGCTGAGTTGCTTGGCATTCCACCGAACGTGAAGACGAATTCGCCGCTGAAGTTCGACGCGAAGACCGAATCGCTGACGTTCAAGTTTGAGACCACTGACAAGTCGCCGCCTGGAAAACATGGACCCTTCATTCGTGTGACGATCCCGCAAAACGGCGCAACGATGGTTGCCAACGCTGGCCGCGGTCAATTGAGAATCAACAAGCCTCGACCTCCCAAGGTTGAGAAGGCGAAGAAAACAAAGGTGGCGACGAAATGA
- a CDS encoding DUF4254 domain-containing protein: MINVQDIVTLQMETVSRWHHEPIDNPYSDLEQAVCTQHQFNYQLWHQEDIARSRDVTDEKIAEVKRAIDGFNQNRNDWIEKVDDYITELVQSRSVKVQPDARLNTETPGSVIDRLSILSLRIYHMEEQLERSDVNQEHLDSVNHKIAICRLQQDELSNSLQELLDDIFAGRKRHRTYRQLKMYNDPSLNPYLYKKQVA, encoded by the coding sequence ATGATTAATGTCCAGGATATTGTTACGCTCCAGATGGAAACGGTTTCACGTTGGCATCACGAGCCGATCGACAATCCGTACTCTGATTTGGAACAGGCCGTTTGCACTCAGCATCAATTTAATTATCAGCTGTGGCATCAGGAAGACATCGCTCGCAGCCGCGACGTGACGGACGAGAAAATCGCTGAAGTTAAACGTGCGATCGACGGCTTCAACCAAAACCGGAACGACTGGATCGAGAAAGTCGACGACTATATCACCGAGCTTGTTCAGTCGCGAAGCGTTAAAGTTCAACCCGACGCTCGGCTCAACACCGAAACGCCTGGCAGCGTGATTGATCGGCTCTCGATTCTGTCGCTGCGAATCTATCACATGGAAGAGCAGCTTGAGCGCAGCGATGTGAATCAGGAGCATCTTGATTCCGTGAATCACAAGATCGCGATCTGTCGCTTGCAGCAGGACGAGTTAAGCAATTCGTTGCAGGAGCTGTTAGACGACATCTTCGCCGGCCGCAAGCGTCATCGCACGTATCGCCAGCTGAAGATGTACAACGATCCGTCACTCAACCCGTATCTGTACAAAAAGCAGGTCGCATAA